Genomic segment of Pseudomonadota bacterium:
GATGAGATTTATCTCCTTGTTATGGATTGCATCAACAATATTAGGCCTTCCCTCGTGCACCTTTTTGATCGGGGTGGATTCAATCCGGTTTTTAGTGAGAAACTTGTGTGTGCCATCTGTTGCCAGTATATTAAAACCAATCTCACTTAAGAACCTCGCCACACCAAGAACATCCTTTTTGTCTTTTTCAGTAACTGTAATGAGAGCTGTTCCCTTAACCGGTAACTTTTGCCCGGCAGCTTCCTGGGATTTGTAAAAGGCAAGCCCGAATGTATCGGCTATACCAAGCACTTCTCCTGTTGATTTCATTTCGGGTCCAAGGGTTGGGTCGACCTCAGGAAACATGTAGAATGGAAAGACTGCTTCCTTGACCCCGGTATGGGAGTATTTTTTCTGTTTCAGGTTTAAATCTTTTAATTTTTTGCCAAGCATCATTTGTGTTGCAATACGTGCCATCTGAACCCCGGTAACCTTTGAAACGAGAGGGACAGTCCGGGATGCCCTCGGATTAGCTTCCAGGATATAGACTATGTCATTTGCAATTGCATACTGAATATTCATAAGCCCCACAACCTTCAGTTCCACGGCAATTTTTTTGGTGTATTCATTTATTGTTTTTATGTGCTTATCCGGTATTGTCCTTGGGGGTATTACACATGCACTGTCTCCGGAGTGGATGCCGGCGAGTTCAATGTGCTCCATAATGGATGGAACAAATGCGTCTTCTCCATCGGCTATGGCGTCTGCCTCTGCTTCGATTGCGTTCTCAAGGAATTTGTCAATCAATATCGGACGGCCCGGTGATATGTCGACTGCAGCATTCACGTATGATGTAAGCATCTCATCATCATACACGGTTTCCATACCTCTACCGCCCAATACATACGATGGTCTGACCATAAGGGGGTAACCGATGTCTTGTGCCACCTCAAGTGCTTCTTCAAGCGATATCGCTGTTCCGCTCTCAGGCTGTGGTATGCCAAGTTTTGTCATAACCTCCTTGAACCGCTTTCTGTCTTCTGCAAGGTCTATGCTCTCGGGAGATGTCCCTAAAATGCTTACCCCAACCATCTCCAGTTCTTTTGCAATGTTGAGGGGAGTCTGTCCTCCAAACTGGATAATTGCCCCTATTGGTTTTTCTTTATTGTATATGCTTAAGACATCCTCAACAGTAAGTGGTTCAAAATAGAGTTTATCGGACGTATCGTAATCGGTGGATACGGTCTCTGGATTGCAATTTACCATAATTGATTCATATCCTTCATCACGCAGTGCGAATGCCGCATGGACGCATGTATAATCAAACTCGATACCCTGCCCGATTCTGTTTGGCCCGCCACCGAGAATCATCACCTTAGGCCTTGAGCTGACACTCACCTCATCAGGGGCATTATATGTTGAGTAGTAGTATGCAGCATCTGCTCCACTCACAGGAACTGCACACCAGGACTCTGTCTTTTTCAGTTTAACCCTTTTTTCTCTTACGTCTTCCTCTTTTATATTAAGAATCTGGCTTAAGTATTTGTCAGAGAAGCCATCTTCTTTGGCCTTTATGAGCAACCAGTCAGGCAGCTCCCTTCCTTTATATTTTAAAATCTCTTCCTCGAGTTCGACCAGTTCCTTCATCTGCTGGATGAACCATCGTTTTATCCATGTTTTTTCGTAGAGTTGATTGATTGTTGCACCTTTTCTCAAGGCTTCATACATTATAAACTGGCGTTCCGATGTTGGTTCGTTGAGGAGCATCATAAGCTCGTTGAGGGAGAGTTGATTAAAATTGCTGGCGAAGCCCAACCCGTACCTTTTAATTTCTAATGATCGTATCGATTTCTGGAATGCTTCCTTGTAATTTTTGCCTATACTCATCACCTCGCCCACTGCCTTCATCTGTGTTCCGAGTTTATCTTCCACCTCTCTAAACTTCTCAAATGCCCATCTCGCAAATTTTATCACCACGTAATCCCCCGAAGGGGTGTATTGATCAAGTGTTCCTCCGCGCCAGTAAGGGATATCCTTGAGTGTGTATCCCCCTGCTAATTTTGCAGAGATGTACGCTATTGGAAACCCTGTTGCTTTAGAGGCGAGGGCAGATGACCTCGATGTCCTTGGATTTATCTCTATGACAACAACCCTTCCATCTTCCGGGTTATGGGCAAACTGTATGTTCGTTCCACCAATGATCTTGATGGCCTCTACGATTCTGTATGAGTATTCCTGTAATCTTTTTTGAAGTTCTTCAGATATGGTAAGCATCGGTGCAGCACAAAAGGAGTCTCCGGTGTGCACACCCATGGGGTCTATGTTTTCTATGAAACACACAGTAATCATATTGTTTTCTGCATCCCTTACCACTTCCAGTTCAAGTTCTTCCCAGCCTAAAACCGCTTCCTCTATAAGAATTTGTCCTATCAGGCTCGCCGAAATCCCTCTCTCTGCAATTGTTTTGAGCTCTTCCTTGTTGTATGTGATGCCTCCACCAGTTCCACCCATCGTATATGCAGGCCTCACTACAACAGGGTATCCTAACTTATCCGCAACCTCCAGTGCTTCTTCAACAGAATAGGCAGGAGAGCTGAGCGGCATGGGTATACCAAGCTTATTCATGGTTTTTTTAAATTCTATCCTGTCTTCTCCTCTCTCAATAGCATCTGCCTGTACACCTATTATCTGAACACCATGTTTTTTTAGTATCCCTGTTTTTGAGAGCTCTGCAGCAAGGTTAAGCCCGGTCTGCCCTCCGAGATTAGGCAATAAGGCATCGGGTTTTTCCTTTTCGATGATTCTTTCAAGGGTGTCGATGGTAAGGGGTTCAATATATGTGGCATCTGCCATGCCAGGGTCTGTCATGATTGTGGCAGGGTTTGAATTTACAAGTACAATCTCATACCCTGCTGCCTTAAGGGCCTTGCATGCCTGTGTGCCAGAGTAGTCAAATTCACATGCCTGTCCGATGATTATTGGACCAGACCCTATTATCAGTACTTTGTTGATGCCCTTTATTTTTGCTTTATTCTTTTGTGGTGTGTTTAGTTCCATGGATGATTTAGTCAGAGAATCCTATCAAAGCCCATTATAAGTGTCAAGCATTTTGCGTTCCTGCTCTATAGAAATTATGTACGACAGACTGAAGGAGATTTTTTATAGATGAAGGCACTTTTCTATAAATTTTTTTAATCCCTCACCATATATATTGCCTGAGGTCAAAAATCCCTCATTGTGCCCACCCCTGATTATTAGGAATTCTTTAGGTGGGGAGGCGTTTTCAAAAAGAGATTTGGCATGCTCAAAGGGGATCATCTCATCATCAGGGCTGTGAATAATCAATTTGTGGCATTTAATAAAACCTAACTTGTGTATTGTCGGGTAGCTGAATTTTGATATGAGTTTTACAGGGAGCCATGGATAAAGTTTTGACCCGAGCTCCGATACCGATGTAAAGCTCGACTCTATAATCAGCCCTGCAGGGTTCTTCATTAATGCAATCTCTGCAGCCACTGCCCCTCCAAGGGAGCGGCCAAACAGTATAATTTCTTCGGGGGATTTCTGCTTCACATTCACCAGATAATTCCATGCAGCCCCGGCATCAAGATATGTTCCCCTTTCAGATGGTTTTCCATTGCTCTTTCCGTAACCTCTGTAGTCAAAAATCAGGACGCTCAGGCTCAGGTTGTGAAAAATCTTTATCGAATCCAGTCTGTGAGATATATTCCCTGCGTTTCCGTGACAGAAGAGGATCACCCCCTTTTCATTTTTTGCCGGAATATACCACCCCGAGATGGTGATGCCATCTTCTGTTTCAAAATAGATTTCCGAGTATTCAAGGTTTATATTTTTTGGGGTATGCTGTATCTCCTTTTCAGGGAAGTAAAGCATGCTGTCCTGTATGAAATAGGTCACAGCGACGATAATTAAATAGGATAGAGATAGAATGATTCCTATATTGATCAATGTTTTCTGTAATCTTTTATTCAAATTTGATCCATTGTAACACAAAAATCTGATGGCTGATAGATATATCCGTTCATTCTTTAAGACCAAGCAGGGGTGTTTTAGGCTATGATTACATAGTTTTTAGCTACTGATATTATTGCCTTGTGAGAAAATTCTCTTGACAAAAAGTTTAGATAAATATAACTTTGGTTGTGAATTTTTCCAGCATTGAAATGGGGTCATGAATGATTAAGTCTTTAAAAATAAGGTTTGTTCTCGTCATACTGTTTTTAGTAATATCGGTTATTTACTGTATGCCGAACGTTATTGAGCCGCAGGGCGTATGGAAGAAGTATCTCCCGTCTGATAAGATCCATTTGGGGCTTGATTTAAAGGGGGGCATGCATCTGTTACTTGAGCTTGATACAGTAAAGATGATGCAAAACATGGTTGACAGGAAATTTAGTACCTTCAAAGATGCCATGATTCGTGAAGGAATACGCTTTATGGGGCTCGAAAAGAAAGAGAATGCCCTTTCTGTTTTAATAAGAGCAGAGCAAAAAGAAAAACTTTACAACCTTGTAGGCAAAGAATTTCCTGACCTTAAAGCAGGAGGCACAAGGGCAGAAGGTGATAACCTGCATGTAGAGTTCCTTTTGCTGGAAAAGGAAATTACTAATATAAAAGATAATGCTGTCCGCCAGGCACTTGAAACGATAAGAAACAGGATAGACCAATTTGGAGTAACAGAACCTGTTATTGTACAACAGGGTGAAAACCAGATACTGGTACAACTTCCAGGGATCAAAGATCCTGAACGAGCCCTGGAACTAATAGGTAGAACTGCTCAGCTTGAATTCAAGCTGGTCGATGAGGAAAATGCCTCGAGAGTTACGGTAGGTGCGATTCCTGAAGGCAGTGAAATACTTACAATGAGGACAAGAAATAGAGAGACCAAGATTGCGACCACAGCCTCTATCCTCTTAAAAAAACAGACCCTTTTGACGGGTGAATTACTGACCGATGCACGGGTGAGAATTGGAGGGGAGTTTGGGAATGAACCGTATGTTGCAATAGAGTTTAACAGTGAAGGAGCAAGGATATTTGATAAGATAACTGCTGAAAATGTGGGAAAGAGGTTGGCTATTATCCTTGATAACACTGTTTACTCTGCCCCTGTAGTAAGGGAGAGGATCTCCGGCGGCAAGGCTTCGATAACCGGTGGCTTCACTATGGATGAAGCAAAAGACCTGGCAATTGTTCTCAGGGCAGGGGCATTACCGGCTCCAGTTAAAGTGGTACAGAACATAACTATCGGTCCCACATTAGGTCAGGACTCAATTAGAAAGGGTATAAGGGCTGCGATTTTTGGAGCAATACTCGTTTTAGCCTTTATGATTTTCTATTACCGTTATTCCGGTATTGTGGCAGATATTGCACTATTTTTAAATCTCTTTTACCTTCTCGGTGCCTTTACAGCACTGAAAGCTACAATGACACTTCCTGGTATTGCAGGAATAATCCTCACAATGGGTATGGGGGTTGATTCTAATGTACTGATCTTTGAAAGAATAAGAGAAGAGCTAAGGCTTGGCAAGACAGTACGGGCTGCGGTTGATGGGGGCTATGAAAAAGCCTGGGTGACGATTTTTGACTCTCACATAACTACCCTTATAACCACATTTATCCTGTTTATCTTCGGCACAGGCCCTATAAAAGGTTTTGCAGTCACATTGAGCATAGGGGTCATAATAAATCTTTTTACTGCAGTTTTTGGTTCAAAGGCAATCTTTGACTGGATTATAAGAAAATATAAGCCAAGGAGCTTGAGCATCTGATGAAATTTGTCGAGATAACGAAAAAGACAAATATTGATTTTATAGGGTTTAGAAATAAAACCTTCATCATTTCCACAATACTTGTGTTACTTGGTCTTGTCGGGTT
This window contains:
- the carB gene encoding carbamoyl-phosphate synthase large subunit produces the protein MELNTPQKNKAKIKGINKVLIIGSGPIIIGQACEFDYSGTQACKALKAAGYEIVLVNSNPATIMTDPGMADATYIEPLTIDTLERIIEKEKPDALLPNLGGQTGLNLAAELSKTGILKKHGVQIIGVQADAIERGEDRIEFKKTMNKLGIPMPLSSPAYSVEEALEVADKLGYPVVVRPAYTMGGTGGGITYNKEELKTIAERGISASLIGQILIEEAVLGWEELELEVVRDAENNMITVCFIENIDPMGVHTGDSFCAAPMLTISEELQKRLQEYSYRIVEAIKIIGGTNIQFAHNPEDGRVVVIEINPRTSRSSALASKATGFPIAYISAKLAGGYTLKDIPYWRGGTLDQYTPSGDYVVIKFARWAFEKFREVEDKLGTQMKAVGEVMSIGKNYKEAFQKSIRSLEIKRYGLGFASNFNQLSLNELMMLLNEPTSERQFIMYEALRKGATINQLYEKTWIKRWFIQQMKELVELEEEILKYKGRELPDWLLIKAKEDGFSDKYLSQILNIKEEDVREKRVKLKKTESWCAVPVSGADAAYYYSTYNAPDEVSVSSRPKVMILGGGPNRIGQGIEFDYTCVHAAFALRDEGYESIMVNCNPETVSTDYDTSDKLYFEPLTVEDVLSIYNKEKPIGAIIQFGGQTPLNIAKELEMVGVSILGTSPESIDLAEDRKRFKEVMTKLGIPQPESGTAISLEEALEVAQDIGYPLMVRPSYVLGGRGMETVYDDEMLTSYVNAAVDISPGRPILIDKFLENAIEAEADAIADGEDAFVPSIMEHIELAGIHSGDSACVIPPRTIPDKHIKTINEYTKKIAVELKVVGLMNIQYAIANDIVYILEANPRASRTVPLVSKVTGVQMARIATQMMLGKKLKDLNLKQKKYSHTGVKEAVFPFYMFPEVDPTLGPEMKSTGEVLGIADTFGLAFYKSQEAAGQKLPVKGTALITVTEKDKKDVLGVARFLSEIGFNILATDGTHKFLTKNRIESTPIKKVHEGRPNIVDAIHNKEINLIINTPIGKSGKYDDSYIRKAAIKYKIPYITTASAAKATAEGIKAHLESKGAINVKSIQAYHKEIE
- a CDS encoding alpha/beta hydrolase yields the protein MNKRLQKTLINIGIILSLSYLIIVAVTYFIQDSMLYFPEKEIQHTPKNINLEYSEIYFETEDGITISGWYIPAKNEKGVILFCHGNAGNISHRLDSIKIFHNLSLSVLIFDYRGYGKSNGKPSERGTYLDAGAAWNYLVNVKQKSPEEIILFGRSLGGAVAAEIALMKNPAGLIIESSFTSVSELGSKLYPWLPVKLISKFSYPTIHKLGFIKCHKLIIHSPDDEMIPFEHAKSLFENASPPKEFLIIRGGHNEGFLTSGNIYGEGLKKFIEKCLHL
- the secD gene encoding protein translocase subunit SecD, which gives rise to MIKSLKIRFVLVILFLVISVIYCMPNVIEPQGVWKKYLPSDKIHLGLDLKGGMHLLLELDTVKMMQNMVDRKFSTFKDAMIREGIRFMGLEKKENALSVLIRAEQKEKLYNLVGKEFPDLKAGGTRAEGDNLHVEFLLLEKEITNIKDNAVRQALETIRNRIDQFGVTEPVIVQQGENQILVQLPGIKDPERALELIGRTAQLEFKLVDEENASRVTVGAIPEGSEILTMRTRNRETKIATTASILLKKQTLLTGELLTDARVRIGGEFGNEPYVAIEFNSEGARIFDKITAENVGKRLAIILDNTVYSAPVVRERISGGKASITGGFTMDEAKDLAIVLRAGALPAPVKVVQNITIGPTLGQDSIRKGIRAAIFGAILVLAFMIFYYRYSGIVADIALFLNLFYLLGAFTALKATMTLPGIAGIILTMGMGVDSNVLIFERIREELRLGKTVRAAVDGGYEKAWVTIFDSHITTLITTFILFIFGTGPIKGFAVTLSIGVIINLFTAVFGSKAIFDWIIRKYKPRSLSI